In Nostoc edaphicum CCNP1411, the sequence GCCAACCTTTGCCGTCGATTCCTCCAGTTAAGGGATTTAAATATTTATACAGCGATCGCCTTAAATTCCGACGAATTTCTTCGCTGGCAAAAGGATTATTGTATGCTGGCTCTAAAGCAACTTCTGTCTGTACAGAAACACCTACGTAATTCGGCTCTTGTAACTCTACTTGTACCCCTAATAAGCGTCTTTCATCTAAGTAACTCAAAATTTGCTCTTGCAGGGCATTACTGAGGGCAAATTCTTCTGGTGTCATCCCATCGCCTTGAGCGATCGCATCTGTATTTGCATAAGGTACTACCAGTAAACTAACTATACCAGCTTGTCTCCGAGAATTTGCTGGCAAGCAACGGACGCGAGCGATCGCACCAGCACCCGCCTGTTGAGTTAAAACTTCAAAATCTTCAGCGGTGACGGCGCGATCGCGCGTGCGGAGGATGCGGGGAGCCTTCATCACAGCTTGTTCTAGTGACTCTGCATCCGCTCCATTGATTGCAGGTACACGATTGACCACACTAGCAATATATGGATATGCAGATTTCAAAAACTGGATTGCCCCAGTTTGAACATTACCTTCTCTACCACCGCCTGTACGATAAGTAACCATTCTAATTTCTGAACCACGGGGAGGAATCGCCCCATATTGGTGTTCTGACTGGTTATTTTCCAGAACTTGTACAGATGTGTTATCTAGCGATGGTTCTTGAATCCGCGTTCTTACCTGTGTTTGTTGTTTAAGTTGGCTAGGTTCTCGAATCAGTGGCCCAAATTGGATTGTACCCGTGATTGAATCGATGGTGTAATGAAAATTATGCGGCCCAGAATCAGCAAAATCTCTCACCTCAGTCCACTTTTGAGGCAAACCACCAGCCGGAGTAACTAAAATATACTCATTTTCTCGGCGTTCTAAAATTGGTGCTGTTTGTAACTGGAAACTCTGACCAGGTGTACCATCACTAATTCCTAATCGCTCATCTTGAATCAGCGTACTGTGGCTAGCCCTAACAGTACCACCAATTGACTGCACTGCTAAACCAATAATCCTTGGCGGACGATTGTAACCAGTTTCATTGGCTTCAGTGGAAACAAAGCTACAGCGCAACCAGCGACCTCGATAAGAGGTAAAATTAGCCACAGGCCAAATCTGCGGTAGATGCAAACGTACCTCTGCACCTTGAGACGGGTTTCCACCCTGTTGAGCAATTTCATAAAAACTAAACCCGCGAGTTTTATCATCTGACTCTTGCAATAAAACTGGCTGCCAATTTTCTCCATCCCAGGCTTCCCACTTGCGGGGTGGTTGATTGGGGTTAATCCCAGCAGGAGTAGCCGCAGCTCCCTGGAAAATAATTTCTAAAACGTTAGCGTCTAAAGGATCATCAGAATTAATTGCTAAATAAAAGCAGTTACCAGGCTGGGGTTCCTCTTCAAAAATCGGTTGTTCATTACCTGTCCAGAAACCGTTAGATTGACGAGTCCATGAAGTTGTGACTCTTTCGCGCAGAGATTGGGGAATATCTTCGGTAGTTTGGGCAGTTAAGAAATGTTGGATGCGGGGTTTGCCGATAATTAAAGGAGAATCTGTGCTGAAGGTAATCGCTTCTGTGGTTTCAGTGCGGATAGTTGAGGCTTCCAATCCTGCTGGAATCGTGTAGGCTTCAGGTAGTGCAGCGCTTAAATAAAAAGTTAATTCCGTGCGGGCTGGGGCGGGAGGCTGGAGACGGATACCCAGTAATTCGAGGAAAGCAACATAATTTTTTCGGGGTACTTGGTTGAATCTGAGCAACATTTGGTCAGTTAACCAAGCAAACAACTCAATTAGCGTAATTCCTGGGTCGCTGAGGTTGTGGTCTGTCCATTCTGGACAGTACCGAGGAATACGCATGATACATTCTTGCACCAAATCATCAAAGGCGCGATCGTCTAAATTGGAAGAAGGTAATTTCGGTAAAAAGTCAAAGTTCATACCAATTTAAAATAAATAATGTGACAGATACAAGCCTAGAAACCCAGATGAAATTTAGCTTCTCAATTTTTAATTTTTAATTCTTAATTCTTAATTGGTATCACGATTCCTCCCCAGCTGAAACCAAATAATAAGGATAAACAAAACTATAAATATCGGGGCCGTCTTTGAGTCGATAATTGATGATGATATCCACTCTGCCACGCACAGGGTCAGGATCGGTGACAACTTCATCGATAGTAATGCGTGGTTCCCAAACTTCTAAAGCTTCCAAAACATAAAGACGGATTCGCAGTAGGGTATCGCTATTCATGGGTGCAAACGCCAGTTCCGACAAGCGCGAACCAAAGGTAGGCCGATAAACCCGCTCACCTACTCCCGTGCGGAGGATAATCCAAATAGATTCTTTAACTTTTTGATCTTCACGGCTAAGTTGTATCCCACCTTGCACACTTAAATGCAGTGGATAAGCCCAACCTGTTCCCAAATAGGCTCGATCGCGACCATAAACCATATCTGGCACTTAGACAGCTGTTACATGGATATCTTCAAAGATATCGGCACAGATGGTTTAAGCCTATTCGCCAAAGGTCGAGGATGAAGCGGGGGGCAGGGAGCAGGGAGCAGGGAGCAGGGGGCAGGGGGCAGGGAGATGATGGATAATTAGCGTTTTATGAGCCAGGGGGATGGATTGTTGATTATGATTACTAGAATGCCTAAAACTCGGTTGTAATTTCCATAAAGTTCTCTACCTGTATCAACATCTAAATAACTACACTTGACAGCAAATTTCAACCAAGTCTGAGTCTCTGCTGCCTCTGCTTCCGAATCATTTAACTTAGCTACAAAAGCAGCTTCATATCGACGTTTTCTCCATGCTTCCGCCAGATTTGCACATACAGAACGTGACGATCTACGAATTTGGTCGGTCAACGAATATCTCTCTTCTACAGGAAACTTCTTGGATAGTTCAAATATTTTCATGGCTGTATCAAATGCCATTTTGTATACTTCCAAGTCTTCATGACTTTTAATTGGTTCTTTTTCCATTCCCCCTGCCTCCTGCCTCTCCAATCAGCCGCCAATCAAAACAGTGGGATTACCTTTGATAATTTTATTCGGTGGCCCTAATGCTTCTAAAATAGTGTCGCCCATCCGAGAGGCAGGTAGATTGTTAATCAGCACAGTCTGACTACCATCAATCACAACCCCAGGGCCGTGAGGAGGGACAGGCAAGGGTGTCGCGCAATTATGAATATCAGCACCTGCTGCTGCTGCTGCGATCGCACTACCCATAGTAGAAGCTGCCGTTGTCTTTGCAGTTTGTTCGGCGGCTAAGGCAGCAGGTGCCCCTGGTGTACCAGCCGCCGCTAAAGTAGCAGCCTCAGCCGCTTTGATAGCTATATCAGAAGATGTTTTAGCAGACTGCAAACCTGGTACTGCTGCTGCAAGTACGCCCCGCCACGCAGGTAAAGACCCAATCAACACATTGGGACTACCCGGCCCTCCTGTTAAAACTGGGGGTAAAGGGTGCGCCACATTGTCGGTAATTCTTGCTGCTGGTCTACCCATCACAACCTCCTATAATTACGAATTACGAATTAATTAAGTCGAATCAACGCACCTTTGACTGTAATCGTACCGTTGGCTGAAATGTCTATATTTCCAGCAGCATCTAATGACATATTACCTGTTGATTTCACTGAAACAGATTTACCCATATCGTCCATTTTGATTTTATGGCCGCCCTTGGTTTCAATCTCTATGCACCTTTGACTGTCATTGAGATATATTTTGTGACCGTATTCAGTTTCTACGCGAATACCTTTTTTACTACTTCCTTTATCTTCTTCAACAAACTGTAAAACATGACCTACACGAGTTTTAATGGTACGTAATCTTACACCACTTGTAACTGAATCCCTTACTTTTTCTGGTGGTGCATCCTTGCCATTCCATACCCCACCAATGACGTAGGGACGGTGGATATCGCCATGTTCAAAACCTACTAAAACTTCATCGTTCACCTCTGGCAAACAGTCAAAACCTCTGTTAGGGCCTGCTCCCACAGCTACAACTCTCGCCCAGTCACTTGTATGATCTTCAGTGAGAGTGGGAAACTTGACCTTTACTCTACCCCATGCCTCTGGGTCTTTGTTATCAGTCACAATCCCCACTAATAAAGTCTCAGATGGCTGTAGGCGTTTTTCTGGGGATAGAGTTGTGAATAAGTTACCAGAACGGAGTCCCCGCACGCTGAACTCAGTTTCATAAACGCGCTGACTGAAGAAATGGCGGGTTTCTGTAACATAATACTTACCACTATAGCGATCGCCCATACCCTGAAGCTTAACAACTCGTCCAGGACGAATCTCAGGATTCCCTGATGCTTTGGCATCTGCATAAACAAATTCTCCTCCCAGTTCATCACACAAAGCCTGAGCCATTGTCTCTGCTTGTTTTTTGCTAGCAACTGGTTTATCAACAACAATCATTTTCGGTGACTTAAGATTGGAAAATGCATTACTAGTACTACTTCCTAGCTGATTACCTGTCTCGGTTACTTGCTTCTCTTTCTTGGCTGTTCCGCTAATCAATTTTTTCTGGGTATAGTCCCAAGCACGCACTTCCACAGAACTCACCTGTTCAGAACTGGTGACGCGAGTACTAAATTTACTAATATCAACTAGCCATTCTAGTGGTAAATCTCCCTGAGTTTTTGGCTTGCAAAAATTTAGTTTATCTTCTGTAATAAATAATTCAAAACCAATACGGGCAGCCCTTTCTCGCAAAAACTCCATATTAGTTTGATTTTCTTGGAATACATATTTATGAGCTTCGCCAGTTGGCTCTATATTGCCAGGTTTTATGCCTACTTCTTTAACTATTTTTTTAACGATATCGCTATCAGTTTCATTTAAAAAAGAACGATTATAGCGACCTCTGTGTAGACGATGGGAAATATCATAACCGCGAACAATGATATCAGCTTCCGATTTTTCATTGAAGTGAACTTCCATCGCTGTAATTTCGCCTTCTATCAGAACTTTTTCTACCTCATATTGAAAATTATTATCTTGAGTCGTACTCGAAGTAAAACCCAACTTTACTTTTTTGCCAATTTTAAACAACTGCTCATGTCGCCAAGCCCTGTTTTCTGAACGGTCAGATGTGGGAATATAGCTATTATGTATAACTAGCGTAAACATTGCTGGTAAATGAAGGCTTTCTTCTATTGTGATTTGCAACACATCCTTCATTAATTCAGGAGAAGCAGCTTGTCCTTCTATCTGGATTTTAGGTTCGCTTAGATAAAGGCTTTTTTTAGGAGGCATAAGTAGTAATCTATTGAAGAAGAATGCAGAATGCAGAATTCAGAATTCAGAATCAAGACGCTCGTGACGCTCGTTCGCCCTTGGCGTGCTGTAGGCAAGACTCGCTAACGCTGTGCTGTGCTATCCGCCAGTCATACAGAATACCTTTCCTGTATTCTGACTCCTGACTCCTGAATTCTGTTCGATAAATTTAAAATGTTCAAACAATCCTAAAATTTAAGTAGTTTTTCCCAGTTTGGAATTTGGCTGACGACTTGCGCCTTTAGAAGCAGATTCGCGTCCTCCAGGAAGGTTATTTTTATCTACTTCTTGTAATGCTATATCTACCAGCGCCCTGACTGGTGTGCCATCACTCAGAAACATATTTAATGTGTAAGTTAAACTCGTGATTACACAATAAAAATACTCTGTTCCCCATGTCAATATGTAAACAGGTGGGCGTTTATCAGTCGTTCTATTAATAGTTTCTACTCCTTTTTTAATATTATCTATATACTTCTTCATCACCGATTCTTTCGTTTCATAAGTATCATATAGTAACTGTTTGAGTGTAAATTTATAAGGCTCAACACCAGAAAAATTCACCTTCGGAAGTAAAGTAGTTCCTCTATTACCTTGCTTACTTTCCCACTTCACAGTTCGAGCAAAACTAATATCTGTAGGATTAAACATTAATTCAATATCTGGTGCTTCGCCGTTATAAGCTACAAGTTTGGCTTTCTCAAGTTGTGGTTGACGCTTTTGAATAACAATAATTGCAGGAGTTGCCATTTGAATATTTCTCCAAAAACTAATTCTTAAATACAAATTTACCAAGGTAATCTACCTGAGTAACCGCCATGACGCTCTCGCTCAATTTCTATCCGTTGTCGTAATCTGCTATAAATTTCACGGGCTAGAGCTTCAAGATTAGCTGTATCATCTTTATCACCTTCTTCAGAAGACGAGGATATACTCTCTATCGTCTCAGTTATCGGTTCTATTTCTCTAGATATGTCGGGTGGAGTGACTTCTCCACCATCAGCAAAGCCTCTAAATGTAGGAATATGTTTAGCAAAAATTTGTGGCGATTCTGAGACATGAGAAAATTCAGAATTTTTGCTATTAGATTCACCATCATTAAAATTAAAGCTAGTGAACTCATCATTATTTTCATTTAGTAAATCTTCAACACTTGACCATTGAGAAGGTGTATTTGACCATTGAGCAGATGTATTAATGCTGGAATTTGCTTTTCGGAAAATCAGAGGAGGTGATGAATATTGAGGTGAAGTTTCACCTACATCAATTGCTTGGTTTTGAAGAAGATTAAGCTGTGGAGAATTGAGTATCGAAAGTTTCTGTTTTCCAATATCTAACCCCAAGGAAGCAGGAGTAAAAGGATTAGATATTTGAGATGAGTTAGTCTCAGCGCTTTTTAGCTGTAATGAAGTGTCTGGAAAAGAATCGACTTTAGTCGGAGTCTCTGGAGAAGTTGTTTCTTCTGGTTCTTTAAAATTGGGTGTCTGTAAACTTGGAAGGATAATATCCTGCGGTGTACCACCAGTGTTGATGTGATGTAGTAGAGGTAAATTTTTCTGTGCATCTCTGGTATTAATCACAAACTCCCCAGGCGTAAGCATTGCTGGTACAGTATCCGAGGGTGCTATTTGCTGACGATTTTCAACGTGGGAGTCTGTCACATGACCACCAGTAGCATAACCTTTAGGTGCTGGCAAATTTTCTACAGTCGTATTTTGCTCAACTTTAGGTACTGTGCTTACCTCATTTTGTGAGGAAGTTGGTTCTTCTGGGATATCTGGATTATCTGAGGTATCAACAAAGGTTGATATTTCAGGATTTGTTACTGCAAAGGGAAATTCTGATTCTACTGGTTGTTCATTGTCAATAATTTCCCTGAAAATACTCTCAGTTTCAGCAATCTCAGGCGATGTGGCGTTAACTACTGGTGCTTCAGCAACTTCAGGCGATGTGGCGTTAACTACTGGTGTTTCAACAATCTCAGGCGATGTGGCGTTAACTACTTGTGTTTCAACAATCTCAGGCGATGTGGCGTTAACTACTTGTGTTTCAACAATCTCAGACGATGTGGCGTTAACTACTGGTGTTTCAACAATCTCAGGTGATGTGGCGATAATTCTTTCTGTTTCATTAATCTCAGGTAGCGCTAATATGGGCAGATTTTCTGTAGACTCGCTGGTAGTATTCTCAATATTGCTGTCATGTTCCAGTGAATTCATATTTTCTGAGACATCTGAAACATTAACCGATATAGCAGATTTTGACTCTGAAGTGACTAACTGTTCATTGCTATCAGAGTTTCTGAATAAACTAGGTGTATCTCCAATATTAGCGGAGGTAGGTGTTAACTCAACAGGCGCACTGACTTGAGGCTCACTCGTAACACTAGAATCAATTTCCTGTTGTAATGTAATAGGGATTTTTACAACTGAAGACTCAGAAATAGGTAGAGTAACATCCACTTTGGGCGCAAAGCTATCCGCCCCTATAATATTTTCATCATTCGCTAAAGTATGGACTAAGGTAGGTACATCATCAACTTCAGGTGAAGTAAATGCTGATGATAAAGCGGCTGAAGATTCAGAATTAGGTAGAGCAACATCTGCTTTGAGCGCAAAGCTATCCGTCCCTACAATATTTTCATCATTCGCCAAAGAATGAACTATGTCATCAACATCAATTGGGGTAACTTTTGAAGATAAAGCTGCATTTTCTAGAAAATTATCAGCCACAGCATTATCTTTGACAAAATCCTTTGCGGCACTTTCTGATATTAAGTCTGGTTCAATGGCTGGAATTGCCTCAAAATTTCTATTTGTATGTGGTGATTCTTCTGGCTGCGATGAAGAATTTACGGTTGGTGACACCTCTTTTTTCTGGATTAAATTTGTTTGGGAAGTGGTGCTTTGATTATCAACTATAGAAGGAACTTGATATTTAATATCCTGTTGTGGTGGCGTTGGGCTGACTGGGATATCTGAGATATTAACTGATTCTGATGCTTCAGTGATTATTTGTTGTTCATTATCTCTAAAGTTAATATATGGGACAACTGTTTGCTCTAAATTATTAGGTAAAGTGAATTCTAGAGGCGAAGTATCTTCTGTTTCACTTATAGTATCGTCTAAATTAATCTCTTCTGGTGATATCAAAATACTTTCTGTGACAGACGACTCTGCACTAGGCGAACTATATGGTAACTCAGAGTTTAATTGCTGACTTTCATTAGTAATATTCTTGAGGGAAATCGATTTATCTTCAATATTAGGTGAAGTAGATGTCGTTATACTATTAACAGAGTTATTGCTAGTTGTAGTATGTTCCGAAGCAATATCAAGTTGTAAAGGATCGAGTTCCGAATTAGGCTTAATCGATAGAGGCTCATCTGATGCTAATAAGCTATTTTCATTAAAACTAATAGGAACGTTACTTTTATCAATAAGTTTCTCAACATTCTTAGCCACTGATGATTTAACTGTTTTTTTAGTCTTAGATTTCGGTTTTGACTTTTTTTCTGGTGGCTGTTGAGATTTATTTGTTTTTTTAGATTTAGATTTACCTTTAAGATTTATTTCTGATGATGCATCATTACCCGTATTTTTCTCAATGCGAGTTGGCATTATCTCTGGAATACTGTCTTTTGTTGTTTCATTACTATTTCCTGGGGGAGTTATTGAATCAGAAGAATCCAACTTAAGTAGTGAAAACTCACTATTTATATCCTGAGTATCCCAACCAATTAATGGTTGTATCGATGGTTCATGTTCACGAGATAAGAAAAATTTAGAGGATGTTACTAATGCTGGTTTAGTTTGTATGGGACTGATAAAATTACTTCGTAGATTCAGAGAATGAGACTCTTTTCTCAATAACATTCTATGAGAATTAGATAAAGATGATATTATTCCAAGTGGATGAATATTGTTTCCCAGTGGAGATTGAATAATTTGCATAGTTATAGTTTCAAAAGAGGCAATTAGCTAGAAACGAAATATCCTGTTTTTTGATTTCGTTGTACAGAAGTTCCTCCTCCTGTCGCTCTTGCTACTTGTAAACCTTCATAAGCTAAAGTTAATTCTTCAATGGCAACTGCTTTGCCATCTGCTTGGAGTGCTGGTGTTTTCCAGGTTATAGGAATAGCACCAATCAAAGTCCAACTCATCATCGTTTCACCAGCTTGATTGAAAATCAGAATGTTGACATTGCGTCGAGATGTTTTCTTTTGTTCATCAAAAACTGCATTCATCCAGTTCCAAAAACCTGGATGATCGGTAACTCCACGTTTAAGAGTTATGTCTGCAAATTCTGTATGACCTAAATAAATTCTTTGCTGGTCGTTGACACCACCTTCTTGAAAAACATTTTTCTTAATTTGAATACTTAATCCTGTACATTCGGCGAAAGATGCAGCAATAGAACTGTCTATCTCAACGTAAAAACGATTAGTAGTGACATAATTTAATTCGTGAGTAATGTTGCCGTTATTAGCGCCTGTAGCCATCACAACCACCTTTGGGAATTATAATTACCAAGTCTTTCTCGCTGCGATCGCAAGTCTTCTAGCAAAAGTTTATATACGTGTTCTGTAAGTTGGTTCAAAAGCCGTGAGTCGTTGAGGTATCTACCCGCAGCAATAGCTGTCTTGCTAGCATCAGATGCCGCCGAAACCCCCGCGTATCCAGCAGTACCGCCAACATCTCCATCGAATGTGAAAAAACTTGGTTGCTGATTTGAGTCCATAAATAAAAAAACCTCTCCTAAAATCAAGGCTAAAGGTACTGCGTCAGAATCAAAAGTAGCCAAAAGTCGAACTTGCCTTTTGCCTAGATTCAGACTTTTGAGCAATTGTGCTAAAAGTGCGATCGCAGTAATCTAGGTATTGGTAACAGGAAAATATTCATCTAGCTACTGCTTGGGTATCAGGAGAAGAAAATGAGAGAACAGGTTAGTCGGCAGAAAAAAACTACTACAGACTTCTCAATTCCATCTCTGAAACATCCGACACCCGGCTTTGGTTTGGAGTCGTCGGCAATTTCACGCCAAGCGGTTCCAAAAATACAACCACTCGATAAGCCACTTACTCATGATATAAGTTGCATACCACTGCGTAGCCAAGCAAAACTCTCAATTAGCCAGCCTGGAGACATTTACGAACAGGAAGCTGATAGCGTAGCACAGCAGGTAATGCAAAGAATGGCGCAACCTGTAAATCATCAGTCTATCCAACGAGAAGCATTGCCAGAGGAAGAAGAAGAATTGCAAATGAAATCTCTGGACAATAGCACACTGCAACGAGAAGTATTGCCAGAGGATGAGGAAGAATTGCAAATGAAATCTCTGGACAATACACTGCAACGAGAAGCATTGCCAGAGGAAGAAGAAGAATTACAGATGAAGCCGATGATGCAGCGTCAGGCTGAGGCTGGGATGGCTTCTGCACCTGACTTGGAAGCGTCCATTAACCAAGCGCGGGGGGGTGGACAAATCATGGCAGACAATATCCGCGAACCGATGGAACAGGCGTTTGGTGCAGATTTCAGTGGGGTGAAGGTTCACACGGATGGTCAATCCGATCAGTTGAATCGGTCAATTCAGGCGCGGGCTTTCACAACGGGACAGGATGTGTTCTTTCGACAGGGGGAATATAACCCAGGTAGTCGGGGCGGTCAGGAGTTGTTGGCGCATGAGTTGACCCACGTTGTGCAGCAAAATGGAGTCCTCACCAAAGGTATCATTCAACGCAAAGAGGTAACAGAATTGGTCAACAGCCTAGAAACGGTCATGGTCGAGGGCAAGCTTAAAAAAGAGCAAATAATTGACGGTTTGAAACAACTGGACGAATCCGATCGCAATGACCCTAACTTTGCCCGTGCTTTGGTGGATTTTGTTAAAGCCCGGAATCAAAAAGAGTTCAACATCGAAGACTTGACATCTCAACCAGACCCTAAATTTGGGAAGAAACATGTGGACAAAAAATGGACTTTTAGACACTACACAACCCAAAAGTATGAAAGCCTCCAATCGCTTGCACAACTGGAAGCAAAGGGAATAGAAGCAAGCAAAAACACAAATGCTCGAGACTGGGAGGATCTCGGAAACCAAGGTTATGTCTTTGGACTAATAGCGATCGATGGGGAAGTTCCAAACCGAACTTGGTTGTCTAATATGAAATATTATGCGGAGTACGACCTTAAGAAACTAGACAGTGTTTGGGTATCGGGGGATATGCTGACCGACGATGGTCGCAAGCAGAACAGCTATCAAGGTACCGGAATAAATATAGTTTACCAGTTGTCAAAAATGCTCGGCTTCATTAACCAGAACTCGGCAAACGAACTCGATGGGAAATTCAAAAATGCACTCGAAGCCAAGGTGTCGCCAGCTTCTCTCGGCTCTCTTAATTGGACGGATGTATAAACAGTATGGTGCGGTGCGTTAAGCTGTCGCGAACGCACCCTATATAGCTTCAGGGAAGGCGGAAGTTCCTACAGACTTGAAATTTGTCAAATTATCAGAATTTGCCCACCCTACACCTCTTGAAGTGCGATCGCCTGATATTATAAAGGTGAATTGCTTGATGAGTGCGATCGCTGATCTCGTAGCGACTGTCTTGAAGGTCAAGTGCGATCGCAAAAGAAAAACCTGAAAACAAGTTGACGCAACTGGGGAACTGCTTCGCTGATTTGGTGATGCCTGATACGGGTATCCAGATTTTGCATTGGTAGGGTGTGACGGTCTACCACTTCTTAGTAAGATACAAGGGTGTATTCAGAATTCAAATAGTAATCCTATAGAATTGCATAATAGATATTAATCATTTACAACTTTTTGTATAGAAAAGCACAAACTAACTTAATAATTATCCGCCTCTTTAGTTAGAGGATAAATGAAGTAGTAAGCTGGTGTAATTTAACAATGCGTAACAGCTAATCAACGCGCAAGTTATAAGGAGTGATGGGTGAGGTGTCAATACTATAAAATCTCGTCACTCCTTTTTACTTACTTCAAGCTTTTTACAGGTTAAAGGATTTTGTATTAAGCACTAAAGTGCTTAAATCAGGGCTAGATCCCCGACGAAAAAGTTCCTTTAGTATAGCTGCCCGACGCTCGCGGACTCGCTCTAAGCGAAGCCATGCCGTTGGCGGAGCCTCTCGTAGAGAAGGCTTTACGCTGCGCTATCTGCAAGAACTGCCTTTTTCAATAATATATTCTCCTTTCCTCAAGTTCCCTGTCCCCAACCACAGAATCCAGATACCCCCTTGTTTTTTATCCTCATCTATGCAAATCTCATAGTATACTACGGTAGCTCGATAGATTTATCGTATGATTTAACCCAGGTACAAAAATAAATAAAGTTTTAGTGCCTACTACAAAGGTTCTAGAAAACTATGTCTGAACCACGCTATGGGATTTGGATTCCCGTTTACGGTAACTGCGGCGTGATGAACCATCCTCTTGAACCTCGTGATGCTAGTTACTCACGAGCCAAGAATTTAATCCAGTTGGCCCAAAGGTGCGGATTTACCACAACTTTAATAGCGCAACATATCATCAATCCCAGG encodes:
- a CDS encoding putative baseplate assembly protein, which produces MNFDFLPKLPSSNLDDRAFDDLVQECIMRIPRYCPEWTDHNLSDPGITLIELFAWLTDQMLLRFNQVPRKNYVAFLELLGIRLQPPAPARTELTFYLSAALPEAYTIPAGLEASTIRTETTEAITFSTDSPLIIGKPRIQHFLTAQTTEDIPQSLRERVTTSWTRQSNGFWTGNEQPIFEEEPQPGNCFYLAINSDDPLDANVLEIIFQGAAATPAGINPNQPPRKWEAWDGENWQPVLLQESDDKTRGFSFYEIAQQGGNPSQGAEVRLHLPQIWPVANFTSYRGRWLRCSFVSTEANETGYNRPPRIIGLAVQSIGGTVRASHSTLIQDERLGISDGTPGQSFQLQTAPILERRENEYILVTPAGGLPQKWTEVRDFADSGPHNFHYTIDSITGTIQFGPLIREPSQLKQQTQVRTRIQEPSLDNTSVQVLENNQSEHQYGAIPPRGSEIRMVTYRTGGGREGNVQTGAIQFLKSAYPYIASVVNRVPAINGADAESLEQAVMKAPRILRTRDRAVTAEDFEVLTQQAGAGAIARVRCLPANSRRQAGIVSLLVVPYANTDAIAQGDGMTPEEFALSNALQEQILSYLDERRLLGVQVELQEPNYVGVSVQTEVALEPAYNNPFASEEIRRNLRRSLYKYLNPLTGGIDGKGWPFGRPVYTSDIVALLQQTPGVRHLGPVLLFPIRKQGENWRRQPSPEQLIDPGSEGLICSWADTNLRSNHDIQIIRNS
- a CDS encoding GPW/gp25 family protein — translated: MVYGRDRAYLGTGWAYPLHLSVQGGIQLSREDQKVKESIWIILRTGVGERVYRPTFGSRLSELAFAPMNSDTLLRIRLYVLEALEVWEPRITIDEVVTDPDPVRGRVDIIINYRLKDGPDIYSFVYPYYLVSAGEES
- a CDS encoding four helix bundle protein; translated protein: MEKEPIKSHEDLEVYKMAFDTAMKIFELSKKFPVEERYSLTDQIRRSSRSVCANLAEAWRKRRYEAAFVAKLNDSEAEAAETQTWLKFAVKCSYLDVDTGRELYGNYNRVLGILVIIINNPSPWLIKR
- a CDS encoding PAAR domain-containing protein; this encodes MGRPAARITDNVAHPLPPVLTGGPGSPNVLIGSLPAWRGVLAAAVPGLQSAKTSSDIAIKAAEAATLAAAGTPGAPAALAAEQTAKTTAASTMGSAIAAAAAGADIHNCATPLPVPPHGPGVVIDGSQTVLINNLPASRMGDTILEALGPPNKIIKGNPTVLIGG
- a CDS encoding VgrG-related protein; translation: MPPKKSLYLSEPKIQIEGQAASPELMKDVLQITIEESLHLPAMFTLVIHNSYIPTSDRSENRAWRHEQLFKIGKKVKLGFTSSTTQDNNFQYEVEKVLIEGEITAMEVHFNEKSEADIIVRGYDISHRLHRGRYNRSFLNETDSDIVKKIVKEVGIKPGNIEPTGEAHKYVFQENQTNMEFLRERAARIGFELFITEDKLNFCKPKTQGDLPLEWLVDISKFSTRVTSSEQVSSVEVRAWDYTQKKLISGTAKKEKQVTETGNQLGSSTSNAFSNLKSPKMIVVDKPVASKKQAETMAQALCDELGGEFVYADAKASGNPEIRPGRVVKLQGMGDRYSGKYYVTETRHFFSQRVYETEFSVRGLRSGNLFTTLSPEKRLQPSETLLVGIVTDNKDPEAWGRVKVKFPTLTEDHTSDWARVVAVGAGPNRGFDCLPEVNDEVLVGFEHGDIHRPYVIGGVWNGKDAPPEKVRDSVTSGVRLRTIKTRVGHVLQFVEEDKGSSKKGIRVETEYGHKIYLNDSQRCIEIETKGGHKIKMDDMGKSVSVKSTGNMSLDAAGNIDISANGTITVKGALIRLN
- a CDS encoding phage tail protein; translated protein: MATGANNGNITHELNYVTTNRFYVEIDSSIAASFAECTGLSIQIKKNVFQEGGVNDQQRIYLGHTEFADITLKRGVTDHPGFWNWMNAVFDEQKKTSRRNVNILIFNQAGETMMSWTLIGAIPITWKTPALQADGKAVAIEELTLAYEGLQVARATGGGTSVQRNQKTGYFVSS
- a CDS encoding DUF4157 domain-containing protein, translating into MREQVSRQKKTTTDFSIPSLKHPTPGFGLESSAISRQAVPKIQPLDKPLTHDISCIPLRSQAKLSISQPGDIYEQEADSVAQQVMQRMAQPVNHQSIQREALPEEEEELQMKSLDNSTLQREVLPEDEEELQMKSLDNTLQREALPEEEEELQMKPMMQRQAEAGMASAPDLEASINQARGGGQIMADNIREPMEQAFGADFSGVKVHTDGQSDQLNRSIQARAFTTGQDVFFRQGEYNPGSRGGQELLAHELTHVVQQNGVLTKGIIQRKEVTELVNSLETVMVEGKLKKEQIIDGLKQLDESDRNDPNFARALVDFVKARNQKEFNIEDLTSQPDPKFGKKHVDKKWTFRHYTTQKYESLQSLAQLEAKGIEASKNTNARDWEDLGNQGYVFGLIAIDGEVPNRTWLSNMKYYAEYDLKKLDSVWVSGDMLTDDGRKQNSYQGTGINIVYQLSKMLGFINQNSANELDGKFKNALEAKVSPASLGSLNWTDV